TTTGATGAAAGAGATACGTAATTAAGAGGCATCAGTATTATACTAATATTGGCTACTTTATCCCAGGTCATCAAAGGCGAATATTTCAGAAATTCATCTTCACGAAATACAAAGAAAAAATCGGCCTCTGAGTCTTGTGTAGCGGCTTTATAGAAATGGTTCATCCATTCCATAACATGACCACCAAAACCAAAATCAAAAAAGAGTATTCTGTTCTTCATTATCTTTTTCGCTCTTTGAAATTATTCTGGCCGGCACTCCGACGGCAATACTATTATCAGGCACATCTCTGATTACAACAGCATTAGCACCGATAGAAACATCATTTCCCACATGCACTGCTCCCAAAATCTTAGCACCGGCTCCAATATCGACATTATCACCCAGCACAGGTAAATCAAAATCTTCCCGACGGTTTCCCAAAGTTACGCCATGACGAATGGTGCAGTTCTCGCCAATATGAACTCCGGAGTTTATCACAATACAACCATAATGAAAAATCCGTAATCCGGGACCGATTGAAGCTCCTCTCGCAATGTGTATCCCGGAGAAGAAACAGGTAATCATATAAATAGGTAGATGTAATAAATTCAGCAACCATCGGACAGGAACAAATCGGATCTGCCTCAACGAATGCCCTATACGAAAAAGGATAATAACCCCAATTGAGGGTTCGAACCACTCAAACTTGCCGTGACTCTTATATCTTTTCAGGTCTGATTTTATGATTTTCCAGAACTCCATATTCCATAATTTTATTGTCCGAACAGCTTCTTGAGTATTATCTTAATCTGCTTATAGCCCAGATTGTATTTACAGAGAAAGAATCCAATCTTTCCAATCGGGCGTAAATCCTGATGTTTCCGGAATCTGTTCCAAATAACTGTATCGACAGAGACATCAACTTCAGGATACAGTTCTCCCTCGAAAAGTTCAACAAAGTGTCGTCTGTCCGCCAGACCGTTATGAGTCGCCTGAGCTGAATAGCCTTTGATTTGCACTTTTGATTTCACCGGATAGACTGTAAATGCATTATTTCGGAACTGAGAATAACAGAACCGGATAGCCCATGAATTCATGCGCCCCATTTGCTGTAATTCCAGCAAACGATACATATCGTTTCCCGTCATATCAAAAGCGATTCTATCCTTCCGGTTGGAAGAAAAAGTTTCAAAGTCTTTCACCTGCCAGTCCACTTTACACCACCTATCAAGCCAGGTCGCCCAACCGTGAGAGGATGCTCTTCCAAACAAAAAAACATCATGAGGATAAAATGTCGGAATCTCTATCGGTGGCGAATATCCGGCAATCGACCAAATATTCTTACGGTAAGCGTACATCTCCAGGCATTGATTCATATAGTCCAGAAAATCTGAGGCAACCACCAAATCATCTTCCATCACTATTGCCTTTTCATGCAACAATATAACCTCGTTGGTTCCTTCAATAATTGAACGTGCAAGTCCTTTATTTTGAATTGCATAATGAATATGTACCTGTTCAAACCCCTCAATAGATGAAACAAACCGCCTTACTTCATCAACTACGATTATCTCTTCGGCAACTTTTGCAGCATCAGAAAAAATATACAACTGAGTATGCTTCGCCAATTTATTTCGAAGCAAAGACTCAACGGTACATTTTGTTTCGTTCAGTCTATTGTATACAAAGAGAATTACAGGCGCATACATTTTGGCACGGTTTTTAATCGTTCATCTATTGCTAGCTATTTATTTTCAGTGTCTTTTATTGTACTGGCTTCGGTGACTAAATGCCTTTAACCGCCATTTTACCGGCAAGATAATCAGCAACGCATAGGCAATATATTTCAATTTAAATTCAAATCTCAATGCGCTCAGGAGCGATCGGAAAGCGGCTTTATTCTCGCCCAATCGTAGATAAACGGATGCTCTCATTTCAAACCAGCGTCCAATATATGGTTTTAACCCATGAGCCCGCGTTTCTTTCCATAAAATCATCAGCTCTGCTCCGACCTTATTTTGGGGATCGGGCAATCTTTTGGGTTTGAAATCAGCACTTTCCGGTTGGTTAAATACGGCAAGAGGCAAAAGTGAATAGGCTATTGAATATCGGGCTGCCAATCTAGCCCAGGTCAACAGATCCTCACCAGAATGAATCCCAACCGGAAATCCGTGAACATTGTTCAAGGCTGCTTTCGATATCACAACATTGCTTGACCAGATGGGAGGATGTGAATGAGAAGCTACTTCAAAATAGTTTTTCAGAATCCCGTCAGTACCACAGATATGAAGGTTATTCAGTTTTAAGTCCGAATAAACGCCTTCTCCATGATAAAACCGGTAAGCGGTTGCAAACAAGTCACAATGCTCTCCATACTTTTGTATTAATCCGACAATTGTAGCCAGATACTGTGATTCCCAGGTATCATCAGCATCAAGGAGAGAAATGTAATCATATTGAGCCTCCATTATTCCTCTGTTCCTGGCTCTTGAAACACCACCGTTAGGCTGACTTACAAGTGAAAACTTCCCATCCTGGGTGACCCAGTGATCCTGGGATATTTCCACTATTTTATATCCTTTGTCAATCAAAAAGTCAATTACAACCTGAGTGCTTCCATCTGTAGATCCGTCATTAATCAAGATCACCTCATAACTTTGGAAAGTCTGATTGAGAACGGCTCTTAATGTATCTGCAATTGTTTGAGCTTTGTTATACAATGGAATGACAATACTAATCATAAATCAAACTGTTTCATAATTTTCAATCAAACGGGCCGGATCTTCAGCCTCCTCTTTCCGGAAAGTCAGATTATATCTGCGTATCCAATACAAACGACTAAACACAATCCCTATCATTGCAAATTGGAAGTTCCCGAAGAAGATCGAATACTTTAATATATTATCGGTGTACATAAGTGTAAAAAAGGGCAGAAAAAGCGTCATTGCCGAAGTGTACATCCAATAGGTAAATTTATCCTGAATATCATTTCTATGGTAAAGCATCAATAGTGCTAAAGCGATAAAACCCAATAACATCAACCCTAAGCCCACATATCCGTAATTATATCTTACTGCCAGATAATCGTTGTGCACCTCTTTCACCTTTAATCCTTTATTTTCCAATAGTTTAAGATCCGCCCTTGGACCATTACCCCAAACTGGAGATTCTTCAAGTCCCGGAGTCAATAGGGAGTACAGATAAATCCTTCCATTCGTATTAAAATGCTTATTCCCGTAATTAAGATCTTCGATTGACCCACCCACCTTTCCGAAATTCTTTTCCTGAAAAGCTTTTAAGTTGAAAATAGCGATACCGAGAAACCCGATAACAGCAATAACAAAGCCTTTCTTAATAAAATTGCGGTTTGCAAAATGTCCGATCGCTACAAGCAATACCGCCACTGCGCCAGTACGGGTTACCATATATACCGGAAAAAAAAGGCAACATACATATCCTATAATACCAATCCAGTTTTTGGTGTTAAAATAGTAGCATAAAAATAATGACGCAAAAACCGTCAAAGTCATTACTGTGGATGCCGAAAACGGAGTGACCTGGTACAATAACAACGAAATAAAGCAGATCGTAAAAAAAACAACAATAAACTGTTTTGCGAACTGATATAACTTATCAATTACCCAATCCGTGTATATCAAAGTAGATGCTGCATATCCTACCAATATTGAAACCAGGTATTGAAAAGATAGCTGAACTCCCAGAAATGAAAAGTCAAACAGGTTATACCCCAAAATATAAACCACAAACGGTAACCAGACCCAAAGAGGAATTGTTATCCTTTTCCCTGTCAATAAAGTTATTACGGCCACTATCAACATTATCATCCATGCCCATCCTCTAAGCGAAAAACCGTATAGATAGAAAGGAACAAATGGTATAATATTCAGATAGGGTAAAATTGTCGTAAATACTATCCATCGGAAAAAATTCAGAGTTTGCTTTTCCATATTTAAGTTGTTAACTTAAGGCCATGGTTTTACATTGTGAAATCCGGAAATCAGGAAAACGGTTGATACAAATCTCTCACGGCGTTCTTATATGTCTCATAGCCATATTTATCAGCAACCGCTTTTCCGTTGCCCCCCAGTTGCGCCCGCAATACTTTATTATCTAATAACATAGAACAAGTTTGTGCAAGCCCCGTCACATCACCCGGTGATATCAATATACCATTTACCTTATCTTCAACGACTTCAGGCAGTCCCCCTACCCTGAATGCTACGACCGGAATACCGGACGAAAGAGCCTCCAGTGCAATCAGCCCAAAACCTTCATACCGAGAGGGACACACACAGATATCAAATATCTGCTCCAGAGTAATAGTATCTTCCGGAGATTGTTTACCCATCCAGATAATCCGGTCATTGATTCCAAGATTCTGTGCCTTTGCTTCTAACTCAGCCCTACAATTTCCATCTCCGATAATTAATAAAACTGATTCCTGCATCTCTTTATATATCAGCGAATAAGAATCAAGGAGCAAATCAACTCCTTTGATTTGACTTAAACGGGCAACTGCACCAATGACTTGCTTTTCCTCTATTCCCAATGTCATTTTCACTTGATCAACATTTGTATTTGCTCTGATTCGATTAATTCTATCAAGATCTATCGTATTGTATAAAAGGACCACATTGTGTGGCCATTTATCACCAAACCAAGAATCCAGGACATGTTTTGATATACCTGTAAAGCGGGTTGTGAATAATACGGCCATTCTCAGATACAAATGATGAAATTTCCCATATGGTGCTCCAGATTGATGAACCGTTGCAAATAAATACCTTATACCTAATAGATTAAACAGCAGAATCGGCAGAGCACCCGGATCCATATACTGGACATGAGCGATCTCCGGTCGGTATAATTTCACTATTTCCCTTAAACTATGCCATAAAAAGGAGATCTTCTTAAGACCTTTTGGACGCCTCCAGCTATCATTTCCGGATTGATCCTTAGTCGCTTCAGGTGATAACAAACATACAATTGCACCAACTTTGCGATACTCATCCACCATCAGCGGATCCCATTCAAAATAGCAGGCGATAATTACCCTGAATTTTAGTTCAGACAGTGCTCTCGCAAGATAAAGTGTCTGATTTTCAGTTCCACCAATAAGTAAACAGGGAATACTGATAACGACCGTTTTATGCTTATTGTTTTTTCGCTTGTTCATTACAGAACATAAATAATAATATACAATAGCTTATCAATACTGATGAGATCCTCTGTGCAGCAATCTCTAATAATGAAACAAGAAAAGGGAGAAGTAAGTTTTTATGTTTCAGTATATAACTTAATGCTCATTCACAATTAACATTCCTATGAATGCCCAAATGTTTCGTTTCATAAAAAAGCCAACCTCAATTCGGGGTTGGCTGATTCAATATCAAAGTTTGTTTTTCATGTCTACGAAACAATTTCGAAAACGACTGATCAGGGATGGATTATTGATTCTGACCTGATAAAGTTTTTGTACAGAATCAGTCCATCCGCTTTTGTAATTCTCTTCTCCCCGCAGATGATCAAAAATATCTACTTTGTGCCCGAGCGCCCATTGATTAAGGTAAAGCAAATGAATCTTTCCCGGTGAAAAGTGAAGGAAATCAGGATGAGTAGCTGGCAGATAGTAGTAAAACACATTTCGCTCACAGAAACCGAGATGCCAACTGACAGGTTGATTACCAAGCATTAATGTAGAAAAATGAAGAAATCCGTCGTCTAATGCACTTCTTACGATTGCATCATGCAAATTCGGAGCCTGATACGATTTTGGGTAACGTTGTTTATGGAAAGCTAACAGACAATGAAGCTGGGTGAATACTTCATCCAGTTCATGTTTCGAATAAACTTTCAGGGAGAGATTACCTCTTTCTGTCAATCTACGCTGTTGACGGTTAAGGTCTCCACGCAGGGATGTCCGTAACGATCTTTGAAATGCAGCAAAATCATCAAACTTCGAAAGATGGAGCTGAGGACAAATTTCAGACTTATACTTTATGGAGGTTTGAAGAAAAGGTGATACTTCCCTTATTCCACTTAAGATGATTTCGTCTGCATCTGAATCAGAAGTTATTGCACGGATAAAAAAACCGACCAGATTATGCTTTAAATGTGAAGGTATTTCGCCTATTACTAATGGATCAAGATAGTCAAAATCTGAAAACCCGACAGGCACGATTAATTTCTGGAAAATATTTTTCCAGTTACGGCGCCAGATAACAAGGGGGTAGAAAAGCTTAAAACCATCAAATTCAGCGCACCAGAAATAAGGCGTGATGTTCTGAATCTGACGATAACTATTCAGCCAGGCCAATCCCATTGAAGGATGATGAAACACTGAAGCAGTATTGCATTTGTCATAAAACTCCCTCCATAAACCGGTAGTTCGTTCAGAAAAGACCTCTTCCCAGGATGTTATCCAATGCCATTTGATATTTTCCATGAACCTTAGAGTATTAGTTCCACAACTTCAAACTTCCACTTATTGGATGACAAAAACGCTTTAGGTAAAGCACCGATCCAGGGAACTCCATCCGCATCTTTTTCTTTGAGATATAGGTCTATGAGTCTCAGTTTCTCCTCTCTCACTTCTGTAACCGGCAACAAACTATAATGCCGTTTATCCATTCTCAAAACATTCATAATCGACTGCTGATACCAGGCCCAAACCCAGAATCCATACAATCTGCAACGATTATCCTTACTCAGGCGACGCGCCAGATCAAAGGCCGTCACATGATCAAAAGGCCAGTAATCAGCCTCATGTGTCACAAGAATAGTATTTATCTGATTCTCTCTGATAAACTCAGACAAAATGGAATAAGAATTTCGGGTAACCGGATCAGCTGATAGTTCAGAAGGAGCAAGTTCGCTAAGACAACCATCAGGTAAATGGAGGCGTTTCACATTCTGATGTATGATTTTCAGCCTGTTTAGCGCCAACTTTGAAGTTTCAATCCGGTTATGTTTGACTTCATGCGCGGGAATATGAGACCGGCTATGCTCTCCATCTGTCAGAAAACAAATAAAGATATTCTCCATCATATCAGAGACTTCCTCTTTATAGTAAAGATCCCGATATCGTAACAGATACCCACCCAGACCGAATATTTCATCATCAGGATGAGGTGCGATGATCAAAATACGGGCATCCGGGGAAAACAGTTGACTTGTTACCTCGGCATTCTCCTTTACAGGTCGCATGATACGCCTTTTAATCCAAAGGGAAATTAAACGAAGAAACTGTTCCAGATATAACCTAATCATATTCAAAGGTATAAATTCAACCAAGCATATAGGCCATTTGATAAAAACGGAGATATTCTTCCGCTGTACGGTGCCAATTGTAATGAGCGGCATGTATCAGAGACTGATGCCCCAGGGTCTTCCGGTCAATTTTTCCAGATTCGAAGTCTTTCATACATTGGGCCATTTGTTCTACATCGTCAGGTTCTACGTAGATAGCCACGTCACCTCCGGCCTCTTTCAGCGAACTGTTATCACAAGTTACCACCGGTGTCCCACATGCCATAGACTCCAGAACAGGCAATCCGAACCCTTCATATTTTGACGGAAAAAAAGAAGCAGTTGCACCGTTATATAAATGCCGGAGTAACTGATCATCTACATTATGGAGAATACGAATCCGTCCTGTACTGATCTCAGGAGCAAACTCTTCGAGGTAATCCCGGGGAGGATTATTCCACGCCAGTACCAGATCATGGTCTGCATTTTTATCCTGCAAATAGATCCGAAATGCATTCATCAGGCCTATCGTATTTTTTCGTCCTATATCACAGGAGATCATCACAAAATATGGTCTGAATAAACCTCTTTCCTCGAGCTTTCGGTGCATTTCTACCGGATTTCTTTCAGGATGAAAAACAATATGCGACACTCCCCATGGTATGACCGTAATTTTTTCTGGGAGAATATTCATATAATTTACAATGTCACTTTTTGATGAATTGGAACAGGTTACAATTGCCCTGCACTTTCGGGCCAGTTTAGGGCACATTTCCCGTGCCTGATCATGTCCCAGAAATGATTCCGGATAACTGAAGAACATCGCATCATGTATGGTCAACACCGTTTTCGAAGCATTTGACACCTGATCATAGTTATGCGGCAAATGGTATAAATCATATTTATAAAAATACTCCTTGACCCTGAATTTATTAACCCAATCCTTCATGACACCGCTTCCCGGAAGTGGAAAATAGAGATGTTCAAAAGGAAGTCGGTACTGATCAATACCGCTATCAGGCAATCGTTGGGTAAACAGGCGTAAATCTATGGGCAAATTCTTCATTTTCTGGAAAGCAAGCAATAATTCAAGCGTGGTTCGTCCAATGCCAGACAAATATTTACGTCCGGTCGGGACCACGATCGAATTGACATCCATCAATATTTTTATTTTGCCCATGATAAAAACGAATTATTATGATCCACTTAGAAATGAAAAATCCCGCTATTGCTTTTTATTAAAAACACTCTTTGATTGATTTCGTTTTTTTGAAGGAAAGAATCCTATCAAATTGACATTGATTTGTTATTTCTCCCGAAAAGCTTTTGGTAAACTTCCAACGCTATGCTTTTCTTAAAAAAGAGCACAAATGATAAGGCATTCAACTGGTTAAAGTTGTTCTTTAATATTGGAAACAGGTCTAAAACCGAAGTCAGAACTTTAGCATACCCCCATCTTCCGGCACATGAGAGCCGGTGAAATCGCATAAAATAAGCCTGAAGTATGGTATCAGAAAAAGATCGGGATTGTTTGCAATGACAAAAGATTGCATAATATAAACGCCCGAATTCAATTCTTTCAGATCGGGTAAACGGATGAAAGTCATACAATAAAGCTTGAAGAAGATCTAACTGAACCGGTTCTGTTTTAATATCTAATTCTTGCAAATGTTTTCCGATTGCTCTTATGGCAAGGACGGATTGTTCTTTATAATGACGGGTTGTAATATTTTCCAGTGAATAGCGATAAGCGATCAGGACTTCCGGAATATTGGCAATTTCTACTAACCGTGAAGCCCGCTGAAACAGCTCGAAGTCTTCAACGTAAGTAAATGCCTTATCGTAATACAAAGAGTTTTGGGTAATTACCACACTTCGCATCATTGCGCTTGACTGCACCATGGCGCTTTCAAACAGCAGCCTGGTTCTAATCTCTTCTGATTTCAATGGAAGTATGATATCAAACAGCTTGTTGCCATGCTCGTCAATCGCATCAGCATAACTCCCTACAATGGCTATGTCCGGATGTTTTTCCAGAAAATCCACCTGTTTCTCAAATCGCCGGGGATAAGAAATATCATCGGCATCAAGCACGGCCAGATATTCTCCCTGCGCATATTGGATGGCCAGATTGCGGGATTCTGCTGCTCCGGAATTGATCTTCTTTTCTATGATTTTGATTCTGGGATCATTAAACGAACGAAGAATTTCAATGCTATCATCGGTGGAACAATCATCAACAGCCACGAGTTCCCAATCAGCCATAGTCTGATTAACAACACTTTCAACAGTCGGTTTTAGAAATTTACCGGCATTGAATACGGCCATAATGACGCTTACTTTCATGATTTATCGACTTACGTTTTTTTTCGTTATTAGATAAAGGCTCCTTCTTTTTTTGACCGGAAACGAAATCCTGATATCTTTCCAAAGTAAAAAGCCAGGTCACATATAACGACAGTAATTACAATCGTCCGGTACAATATCGCTTTTAATTTTCCCCTAACAGGTTCATTCCAAATCTCTTTGATCAATCGCTGAATTTCGCTTTTTGCTAAACGACAAGGATTGGCAAGATAAGTTCTCAATTTCAACCTGAAACGACGGATCAGGTAAATCAGATGTCCCTTTGGAAAAGTTACCTCCTGACGGGTTTCATGGAAAGCGACCTGATCCATTGCGACACATATCCTGTATTTAAAAAACAATACACGGTCACAATAGTTATCATCTTCCCCATAATGGTAAAACAGAGGAGAAAACAGCCCCACTTTTTTCACAACTGCAATGGGAATCAACCAAACTGCAGCATCTATAAAATTCACCGGTTGAAGGTTATCTACTGCCGGATATTTTGATTTCCCGGCATTCAGAAACATCGTAAAATAGCGTTCCGGAATACCCGGAGCATAATCCTGAACAGGGGTCAGAATACCGATATCCGGATTTCCGGAGGCTATCTCTACCAGTTTTTCCAGTGTATCCGATTCGATATAAGCATCCTGATTCAAGAGAAATACATAGTCGGCATTTTCATTTAATGCCAATCTTATTCCGATATTATTTGCTGCACCAAATCCGAGATTTCTACTTTGTGGAATAAGCACTACATCCTGAAAATTTGTTTTTATCAAATTCACCGTTTTGTCCGAAGAGGCATTGTCTATGACGATCACCTTAGACTTTAAGGTACTTTCAAGCAAGCTATGCAAACATCTGGCAATGCAATGCTCTCCGTTATAGGTAACTACGATAGAACAGACTTTCATAACCCGACAAATTATATGTTACCTTGAATTGATGGCGTATTTACGGTACACATTCATTAAGTCACTAACATGCTTTTGCAAAGGAATGACCCGTTTGCCTGATGCTATAACCATTTTTTCAAGCAATTCCCGATTGTTGACGCATTCAGTCATCGCTTTCACCAGTTCATCTACCCGGTTCGGAGAAATCAACCAACCATTTTCCCCCTCCCTAATCTGCATCTCGGCTCCACCGCATCGTGTAGATATGACGGGTTTACCCAGCATCTGCGCTTCAGCAATATCCAAGCCGAAAACCTCCAGAAAAATAGCCGGATGTACCAAGACATCAAAACCCGCTATTAACCGCAATGTATCTTCCCGTGAGAGTTTTCCGTGATAGACAATATTGGCTAACGGACCTTGTTTGTGCGTTTCACCCGGTTCTGCAATTCTGAATTTATTCTTCAGATCGCCCCAATATCTCTTTTCATTGGACGTTACAGCACCACCAATTATATGCAACTCAACTTTACAGGGAAGTTTTTTCTTTGAAAAATGAGTAAATGCATCCAGCATAATATGTACCCCTTTTTCCCGGCATAGACGACCTACAAAGAAGAACCGGAGTACCTCCCTGACGGATGTTTCATCTCCCGTTTTTTCAAGTAAAGGAATACCGTGGGGAATCACCGTTACTTTAGATGAGCGCGCGCCATTGCGAATCATACTCGAAGCTATGGCATGAGATGGGGCAATCAGCAAAGTCGCATTCTCCCTGATGACCTGCCATTCTTTGATTTTCCTCGTTATATCGTAAGACGCT
The Parabacteroides sp. FAFU027 DNA segment above includes these coding regions:
- a CDS encoding glycosyltransferase family 4 protein; translation: MNKRKNNKHKTVVISIPCLLIGGTENQTLYLARALSELKFRVIIACYFEWDPLMVDEYRKVGAIVCLLSPEATKDQSGNDSWRRPKGLKKISFLWHSLREIVKLYRPEIAHVQYMDPGALPILLFNLLGIRYLFATVHQSGAPYGKFHHLYLRMAVLFTTRFTGISKHVLDSWFGDKWPHNVVLLYNTIDLDRINRIRANTNVDQVKMTLGIEEKQVIGAVARLSQIKGVDLLLDSYSLIYKEMQESVLLIIGDGNCRAELEAKAQNLGINDRIIWMGKQSPEDTITLEQIFDICVCPSRYEGFGLIALEALSSGIPVVAFRVGGLPEVVEDKVNGILISPGDVTGLAQTCSMLLDNKVLRAQLGGNGKAVADKYGYETYKNAVRDLYQPFS
- a CDS encoding glycosyltransferase family 2 protein, producing MISIVIPLYNKAQTIADTLRAVLNQTFQSYEVILINDGSTDGSTQVVIDFLIDKGYKIVEISQDHWVTQDGKFSLVSQPNGGVSRARNRGIMEAQYDYISLLDADDTWESQYLATIVGLIQKYGEHCDLFATAYRFYHGEGVYSDLKLNNLHICGTDGILKNYFEVASHSHPPIWSSNVVISKAALNNVHGFPVGIHSGEDLLTWARLAARYSIAYSLLPLAVFNQPESADFKPKRLPDPQNKVGAELMILWKETRAHGLKPYIGRWFEMRASVYLRLGENKAAFRSLLSALRFEFKLKYIAYALLIILPVKWRLKAFSHRSQYNKRH
- a CDS encoding serine O-acetyltransferase, coding for MEFWKIIKSDLKRYKSHGKFEWFEPSIGVIILFRIGHSLRQIRFVPVRWLLNLLHLPIYMITCFFSGIHIARGASIGPGLRIFHYGCIVINSGVHIGENCTIRHGVTLGNRREDFDLPVLGDNVDIGAGAKILGAVHVGNDVSIGANAVVIRDVPDNSIAVGVPARIISKSEKDNEEQNTLF
- a CDS encoding PIG-L deacetylase family protein, producing MRPVKENAEVTSQLFSPDARILIIAPHPDDEIFGLGGYLLRYRDLYYKEEVSDMMENIFICFLTDGEHSRSHIPAHEVKHNRIETSKLALNRLKIIHQNVKRLHLPDGCLSELAPSELSADPVTRNSYSILSEFIRENQINTILVTHEADYWPFDHVTAFDLARRLSKDNRCRLYGFWVWAWYQQSIMNVLRMDKRHYSLLPVTEVREEKLRLIDLYLKEKDADGVPWIGALPKAFLSSNKWKFEVVELIL
- a CDS encoding GNAT family N-acetyltransferase; translated protein: MENIKWHWITSWEEVFSERTTGLWREFYDKCNTASVFHHPSMGLAWLNSYRQIQNITPYFWCAEFDGFKLFYPLVIWRRNWKNIFQKLIVPVGFSDFDYLDPLVIGEIPSHLKHNLVGFFIRAITSDSDADEIILSGIREVSPFLQTSIKYKSEICPQLHLSKFDDFAAFQRSLRTSLRGDLNRQQRRLTERGNLSLKVYSKHELDEVFTQLHCLLAFHKQRYPKSYQAPNLHDAIVRSALDDGFLHFSTLMLGNQPVSWHLGFCERNVFYYYLPATHPDFLHFSPGKIHLLYLNQWALGHKVDIFDHLRGEENYKSGWTDSVQKLYQVRINNPSLISRFRNCFVDMKNKL
- a CDS encoding glycosyltransferase family 4 protein, encoding MKIALVASEDFFSDYGGGQVYVRNLVNELISQGKNVVVFSLAENKSSIPSVKKSEFVRNYNGVPVYRVLSPGLTKKQLKVLLEEVEPDIVHAHGFKMLFAQTCHEMRIPCVITAHHGGILCPQGALLTHEDEICRLPANVKTCLPCVLRNIRTGIIWWPFLKMIPTNLKVAVGKRLSLMPFVPFLTPIGKASYDITRKIKEWQVIRENATLLIAPSHAIASSMIRNGARSSKVTVIPHGIPLLEKTGDETSVREVLRFFFVGRLCREKGVHIMLDAFTHFSKKKLPCKVELHIIGGAVTSNEKRYWGDLKNKFRIAEPGETHKQGPLANIVYHGKLSREDTLRLIAGFDVLVHPAIFLEVFGLDIAEAQMLGKPVISTRCGGAEMQIREGENGWLISPNRVDELVKAMTECVNNRELLEKMVIASGKRVIPLQKHVSDLMNVYRKYAINSR
- a CDS encoding glycosyltransferase family 4 protein, with translation MGKIKILMDVNSIVVPTGRKYLSGIGRTTLELLLAFQKMKNLPIDLRLFTQRLPDSGIDQYRLPFEHLYFPLPGSGVMKDWVNKFRVKEYFYKYDLYHLPHNYDQVSNASKTVLTIHDAMFFSYPESFLGHDQAREMCPKLARKCRAIVTCSNSSKSDIVNYMNILPEKITVIPWGVSHIVFHPERNPVEMHRKLEERGLFRPYFVMISCDIGRKNTIGLMNAFRIYLQDKNADHDLVLAWNNPPRDYLEEFAPEISTGRIRILHNVDDQLLRHLYNGATASFFPSKYEGFGLPVLESMACGTPVVTCDNSSLKEAGGDVAIYVEPDDVEQMAQCMKDFESGKIDRKTLGHQSLIHAAHYNWHRTAEEYLRFYQMAYMLG
- a CDS encoding glycosyltransferase family 2 protein translates to MYAPVILFVYNRLNETKCTVESLLRNKLAKHTQLYIFSDAAKVAEEIIVVDEVRRFVSSIEGFEQVHIHYAIQNKGLARSIIEGTNEVILLHEKAIVMEDDLVVASDFLDYMNQCLEMYAYRKNIWSIAGYSPPIEIPTFYPHDVFLFGRASSHGWATWLDRWCKVDWQVKDFETFSSNRKDRIAFDMTGNDMYRLLELQQMGRMNSWAIRFCYSQFRNNAFTVYPVKSKVQIKGYSAQATHNGLADRRHFVELFEGELYPEVDVSVDTVIWNRFRKHQDLRPIGKIGFFLCKYNLGYKQIKIILKKLFGQ
- a CDS encoding glycosyltransferase family 2 protein — encoded protein: MKVCSIVVTYNGEHCIARCLHSLLESTLKSKVIVIDNASSDKTVNLIKTNFQDVVLIPQSRNLGFGAANNIGIRLALNENADYVFLLNQDAYIESDTLEKLVEIASGNPDIGILTPVQDYAPGIPERYFTMFLNAGKSKYPAVDNLQPVNFIDAAVWLIPIAVVKKVGLFSPLFYHYGEDDNYCDRVLFFKYRICVAMDQVAFHETRQEVTFPKGHLIYLIRRFRLKLRTYLANPCRLAKSEIQRLIKEIWNEPVRGKLKAILYRTIVITVVICDLAFYFGKISGFRFRSKKEGAFI
- a CDS encoding glycosyltransferase, which gives rise to MKVSVIMAVFNAGKFLKPTVESVVNQTMADWELVAVDDCSTDDSIEILRSFNDPRIKIIEKKINSGAAESRNLAIQYAQGEYLAVLDADDISYPRRFEKQVDFLEKHPDIAIVGSYADAIDEHGNKLFDIILPLKSEEIRTRLLFESAMVQSSAMMRSVVITQNSLYYDKAFTYVEDFELFQRASRLVEIANIPEVLIAYRYSLENITTRHYKEQSVLAIRAIGKHLQELDIKTEPVQLDLLQALLYDFHPFTRSERIEFGRLYYAIFCHCKQSRSFSDTILQAYFMRFHRLSCAGRWGYAKVLTSVLDLFPILKNNFNQLNALSFVLFFKKSIALEVYQKLFGRNNKSMSI